The Flammeovirgaceae bacterium genome contains a region encoding:
- the gcvH gene encoding glycine cleavage system protein GcvH, translating into MNIPSELKYTKDHEWIKLEGTTATVGITDFAQGELGDIVYIDITTVGQDVNQHDIFGTVEAVKTVSDLYMPVSGKVLEVNPALEANPEKVNADPYGEGWMVKVEVKNPADVAALLSAEQYKELIGK; encoded by the coding sequence ATGAACATTCCTTCCGAACTGAAGTACACCAAAGACCACGAATGGATAAAACTTGAAGGCACAACAGCCACCGTAGGCATTACCGATTTTGCCCAGGGCGAATTGGGCGATATCGTTTATATTGATATTACCACCGTTGGCCAGGATGTAAACCAACACGATATTTTTGGAACCGTGGAGGCCGTAAAAACCGTTTCGGATTTATACATGCCCGTAAGCGGCAAAGTACTTGAGGTCAACCCGGCTTTGGAAGCCAACCCCGAAAAAGTAAACGCGGATCCGTATGGCGAAGGGTGGATGGTAAAAGTAGAGGTAAAAAATCCGGCTGATGTTGCCGCGTTGCTTTCAGCCGAACAGTATAAAGAACTTATCGGAAAGTAA
- the sprA gene encoding cell surface protein SprA, producing the protein MSASAQQDTTQQSYRPSRRPTFQLRDRYGDPFSNTTTLSPLFLKEPTQVSYDIELDSTLNYTLYEKIGNLNYRPVTTMSFEEFNAYQERQLLKSYWQGKSRSQLGESPVSNRGFAPKIFISPVLDRIFGGSYVELIPRGFVTLDFGASFQRINNPNIPIRQQRNGGFEFDQQINMSVIGKVGEKLAVSANFDNNNSFDFQNNMKVEYTGFKEDILKKLEIGNVSLPLNNSLIQGSQNLFGVKAQLQFGKMYVTTIASTQRGKVSSIDIPGGNQGQGRPFEIIASNYDENRNFFLGHFFRDNYEEWLKNPPQIYSGVNITRVEVYLLNRNNDTQTLRNILGLMDLGEGSRVYNNNVQARVPGPNVNTANDLSQVFTLSGADRDAQAINNVLENVLYGSGALVNGTDYEKITSARKLNPTEFTFHKQLGYITLLRKLQNDEALAVAYEYTYNGRTYKVGELTEDYASRPDNEVIFLKLLRPRKIAIRDAQQRIIPTWDLMMKNIYTLNVSQLSREGFQLRIVYRDDRTGIDNPQLQEGVNVRNRQLIEIFGLDRLNPVNDLQRDGNFDFVEGLTINVQNGMIIFPFVEPFNTALRKAFTGEPQEDFLINKYVYDTLYRTTKADAELLTTKNKFFLVGTYVAGSSKEILIPGFGVSQGSVRIYAGGTPLMEGVDYTVDYTFGRVTILNDAILNSGKNISVQYEQADPFAFQTRSLLGTRFDYKLNDDVNFGSTLLYYNERPLITRNLIGTEPARNLQYGFDFNVRKESRLLTKLVDALPGIQTKEKSSFNWSGEFAQLLPGTSNKVQGQGTGYIDDFENTATPFSLMNPASWKLAATPRTADNRFDPANGALNDIRAGFKRAKLAWYIVDNQFYRDGGQFKPPNISSTDLQNHYVRAVGPQEIFPLRNQTQGNFFETIFDVAYYPAERGPFNYDTQNLNPATGDFTNPADRWAGITTAIRTEVDFDKANIEYVEFWLLDPFINYTENGKIIDGKFNDFNTTGGKLIFHLGSISEDIMRDGKHAFENGLPPDGDVTKATENNWGFVTNQQYITNAFDNSSSSRTNQDVGLDGVRNDQEPVKFQDFLTEAAGALTSDPLTVLQADPSTDNFVYFFGSQLDARNAKVLERYKNFNGTDGNTPITGNSDIARFGSPYPDNEDLNADNTLSELEEYYEYSINLKPGELEIGKKYIADKITTTATGSSDLVTWYLFRIPVRNFEGRFGNIDGFKSIRYARMVLTEFQQPVVLRFANFRMIGSRWRRYLASLEEAGLVPDSEPDFDNFTVSVVNIEENAAPDPAGNKSPYVVPPGIVRDRDNTSSVPRQLNEQSIQVCIDNLKDGDARAIYKNVEMDFFNYGRIKMFVHANSESDDDDMVVFMRLGTDFDQNYYEVELPLKITKPANTQDPRAIWPEENEFNFDLDNLYALKAERDRVKFPLPLAYPLEGPRIIGRHGFRIVGRPDLSSVRTIMIGVRNPRTADKRAHSVCIWANELRLTDFDRTAGWAVNTALGVKLADFATVSTSVRYTTFGFGSVSSKISERTREETTAFDITSSINVDKLLPGNHGIVIPLLLSYQTTTINPNYDPANPDQRLDAALKSFSSDAERNAYLNIIRDSEVRRAINFTNVRKTKVKPDARSNLWDIENFSFSYRYSEITRRNFTIADFLKQDYGGSIAYNFAPKGAGIEPFKKSEGLKSPYLKFIKDFNFSLLPNNIAVRGDLDRSFSRTIYRNSLSDSEPNYLKYFTFNRLYNLQWNLSKNLSLTYAARANAIIDEPEGDINTKEKRDSIMTNLKKFGRMKNFDQSVTINYTLPLDKFPVTDWLGADYRYQVNYNWKAGPFNKPDNQVKPGEQDLPDSLDFKNTIQNNRDQTLTGLIDLVKLYNKVGFLKKINTPPKPPARQPTQPDTTKSAPPLVKGFLRLLMSLRSVNGTYTIIEGTILPGFEPTTRFLGMDRQWDAPGWGFVFGSQNPDIRFKAAQNGWLTNSTSLTAPFTQSVTRAISARANIEPSPDLKIQLDVKKDVTDAYQEIFRFDNVMNDYISLNPSRTGSYKISTIAIKTTFRSDNNDLASSVFRQFEQNLDDITNRFRAITGNEYDTIGQDVIIPTFIATYTGKDVNKVSLSPFPKNPLPNWRLDYTGLTKIKSIGDKFQSVTISHAYTASYGVMNYSNSLQYGGIDTVGINIPIEKYNNGIFSYPNASGQIIPIYVISQVMISEQFAPLIGINLRTKSRFTARAEYKTKRDLALNISNAQITEVNTKDVSVEIGYTKNNMRLPFKSEGRTIVLKNDVTFRMNLTVSDQSTIQRKINELNVLTNGNINFQLRPNISYVVNQRLNIQAYFERTINEPLVSNSFRRATTRFGFQVRFSLAQ; encoded by the coding sequence ACCTGAACTACCGGCCGGTTACTACCATGTCGTTCGAAGAGTTTAACGCTTACCAGGAACGGCAGCTATTAAAAAGTTACTGGCAGGGTAAGTCGCGTAGTCAGCTGGGCGAAAGCCCCGTCAGCAACCGGGGGTTTGCTCCTAAAATTTTTATCAGCCCCGTACTCGACCGGATTTTTGGAGGCAGCTATGTGGAGCTGATACCCCGGGGATTCGTTACACTCGATTTTGGAGCCTCCTTTCAACGCATCAACAATCCAAATATACCCATCCGCCAACAGCGAAACGGGGGCTTTGAGTTCGATCAGCAAATCAACATGAGCGTAATCGGTAAGGTGGGCGAAAAACTTGCTGTAAGCGCCAACTTCGATAACAACAATTCTTTTGACTTTCAAAACAATATGAAGGTGGAGTACACCGGGTTCAAGGAAGACATTCTGAAAAAACTGGAGATTGGTAACGTAAGCCTGCCGCTGAATAATTCCCTCATTCAGGGGTCGCAAAACCTGTTTGGCGTTAAAGCACAATTGCAGTTTGGTAAAATGTATGTAACCACTATTGCTTCCACACAACGTGGTAAGGTTTCTTCCATTGACATTCCCGGAGGCAACCAGGGGCAGGGCAGGCCTTTTGAAATTATTGCTTCCAACTACGATGAAAACCGCAATTTTTTCCTGGGTCATTTCTTTCGCGATAACTATGAAGAATGGCTGAAAAACCCACCCCAGATTTACTCCGGTGTAAATATAACCCGCGTTGAAGTGTACCTTCTTAACAGAAATAACGATACCCAAACCCTGCGCAACATTTTAGGGCTTATGGATCTGGGTGAAGGCTCGCGCGTATATAACAATAATGTACAAGCACGGGTACCCGGACCAAACGTAAACACGGCTAATGATTTGAGCCAGGTCTTTACACTATCGGGGGCTGACCGTGACGCCCAGGCAATTAATAATGTGCTTGAAAATGTACTCTACGGTTCCGGTGCTTTGGTTAACGGAACGGATTATGAAAAAATAACCAGTGCCCGTAAACTTAACCCCACCGAGTTTACCTTTCACAAACAATTAGGCTACATAACGCTGCTGCGAAAACTACAAAACGATGAAGCACTTGCGGTAGCCTACGAGTACACCTACAACGGGCGCACCTATAAAGTTGGCGAACTAACAGAGGATTACGCCAGCCGCCCGGATAACGAAGTTATTTTTTTAAAACTGCTGCGCCCCCGTAAAATAGCCATCCGCGATGCCCAGCAACGGATAATTCCTACCTGGGATTTAATGATGAAGAATATTTACACCTTAAACGTATCGCAACTCTCACGCGAAGGATTCCAACTTCGCATCGTTTATCGCGATGACCGTACCGGCATTGACAACCCGCAACTCCAGGAAGGCGTGAACGTCCGGAACCGGCAACTTATTGAAATATTTGGGCTCGATCGGCTAAACCCGGTTAACGATTTACAACGTGATGGCAATTTCGATTTTGTGGAGGGGCTTACTATTAACGTGCAAAACGGAATGATAATATTTCCATTTGTTGAACCCTTCAACACCGCACTTCGCAAAGCCTTTACAGGCGAACCTCAGGAAGATTTTTTAATTAACAAATATGTTTACGACACCCTGTATCGCACTACCAAAGCCGATGCCGAATTGCTTACCACCAAGAATAAATTTTTTCTGGTAGGAACCTATGTAGCCGGTTCATCTAAAGAAATACTTATCCCCGGATTTGGCGTATCACAGGGTTCAGTGCGAATCTATGCCGGAGGGACACCTTTAATGGAAGGCGTTGACTATACCGTAGATTATACCTTCGGGCGTGTTACGATTTTAAATGATGCCATTTTAAATTCCGGTAAAAACATTAGTGTACAGTATGAGCAGGCCGACCCGTTTGCATTCCAGACCCGGTCATTACTGGGTACCCGTTTTGACTACAAACTAAACGATGATGTTAATTTCGGGTCCACCCTGCTGTATTACAATGAGCGGCCACTCATTACCCGTAACCTGATTGGCACCGAACCGGCACGTAACCTGCAATACGGATTTGATTTTAATGTGCGCAAAGAAAGCCGGCTGTTAACCAAACTGGTGGATGCGTTGCCGGGCATCCAAACCAAAGAAAAATCATCCTTCAACTGGAGCGGTGAATTTGCCCAGCTGTTACCCGGAACATCAAACAAAGTACAAGGCCAGGGCACCGGCTATATCGATGACTTTGAAAATACGGCTACTCCTTTTTCATTAATGAACCCGGCCAGTTGGAAACTTGCGGCAACCCCCCGTACAGCCGACAACCGGTTTGACCCCGCCAACGGTGCCCTAAATGATATCCGAGCGGGTTTTAAGCGTGCCAAGCTGGCCTGGTATATTGTTGACAACCAGTTTTACCGCGATGGCGGACAGTTTAAACCACCCAATATTTCAAGTACTGATTTACAAAACCATTACGTACGGGCTGTTGGCCCACAGGAAATTTTTCCGCTCCGTAACCAGACACAGGGAAACTTCTTTGAAACTATTTTCGATGTGGCCTACTACCCTGCCGAACGCGGACCATTTAACTATGATACACAAAACCTAAACCCGGCTACGGGTGACTTCACCAATCCGGCCGACCGCTGGGCAGGAATTACCACCGCCATCCGCACCGAAGTGGACTTCGACAAAGCCAATATTGAATACGTTGAATTCTGGCTGCTCGATCCGTTCATTAACTACACTGAAAACGGAAAAATTATTGACGGCAAGTTTAACGACTTTAATACCACCGGTGGCAAACTAATTTTTCATCTCGGCAGCATTAGCGAAGACATTATGCGGGATGGCAAACATGCCTTTGAAAACGGCCTGCCACCCGATGGCGATGTAACCAAAGCCACCGAAAACAATTGGGGTTTTGTAACCAATCAGCAATACATAACCAATGCATTCGATAATTCTTCTTCATCACGAACGAACCAGGATGTAGGACTGGACGGTGTGCGAAACGACCAGGAACCTGTTAAGTTTCAGGATTTCTTAACCGAAGCGGCAGGCGCGCTTACCTCCGATCCGCTAACCGTACTTCAGGCCGACCCCTCAACCGATAATTTTGTTTACTTTTTCGGAAGCCAATTAGATGCCCGTAATGCCAAAGTGCTTGAACGTTACAAAAATTTTAACGGCACCGATGGCAATACCCCCATTACCGGCAACTCCGATATCGCCCGGTTCGGAAGCCCGTATCCGGACAACGAAGACCTGAATGCCGACAATACCCTGAGCGAGCTGGAAGAGTATTACGAATACAGCATTAACCTGAAACCCGGTGAGCTGGAAATCGGAAAAAAATACATTGCCGACAAGATTACCACCACAGCAACCGGTAGTTCCGACCTGGTAACCTGGTACCTGTTTCGCATACCGGTTCGAAATTTTGAGGGGCGCTTTGGCAACATTGACGGTTTCAAATCCATTCGGTACGCCCGCATGGTGCTTACTGAATTTCAACAACCCGTGGTGTTGCGGTTTGCCAATTTCAGAATGATCGGCAGCCGGTGGAGAAGGTACCTGGCCAGTCTGGAAGAAGCCGGATTGGTACCCGACAGCGAACCTGACTTTGACAATTTTACCGTTTCAGTGGTAAACATTGAAGAGAACGCTGCGCCTGATCCGGCTGGCAATAAATCGCCCTATGTAGTACCTCCCGGCATTGTGCGCGACCGGGACAATACCTCCTCGGTTCCGCGCCAGCTTAATGAACAATCCATACAGGTGTGCATCGACAACCTGAAAGACGGTGATGCCCGGGCGATTTATAAGAATGTAGAAATGGACTTCTTCAACTACGGCCGGATTAAAATGTTTGTGCATGCCAACAGCGAATCGGACGATGACGACATGGTGGTTTTTATGCGCCTGGGTACTGATTTCGACCAGAACTACTACGAGGTTGAGTTACCGTTAAAAATCACTAAACCTGCCAACACCCAGGACCCGCGGGCCATCTGGCCGGAAGAAAATGAATTTAATTTTGATCTGGATAACCTGTACGCTTTAAAGGCCGAACGCGACCGGGTAAAATTTCCACTGCCTTTGGCGTATCCGTTGGAAGGACCCCGCATTATCGGCAGGCATGGCTTCCGCATCGTGGGGCGACCCGACCTGAGCAGTGTACGCACCATTATGATTGGCGTGCGTAATCCGCGCACGGCTGATAAGCGTGCTCACTCGGTGTGCATTTGGGCAAACGAACTTCGCCTGACAGACTTTGACCGCACGGCAGGATGGGCCGTAAATACCGCACTCGGTGTAAAACTTGCCGATTTTGCAACGGTATCCACCTCGGTGCGCTACACTACTTTCGGCTTTGGTAGCGTAAGCTCAAAAATCAGTGAGCGCACCCGCGAAGAAACCACCGCATTTGATATTACATCCAGTATCAATGTTGATAAACTATTGCCGGGTAATCATGGCATTGTAATACCCTTGCTGCTAAGTTATCAAACAACCACCATCAACCCCAATTACGATCCGGCCAATCCGGATCAGCGATTGGATGCCGCTCTTAAATCATTCTCGAGCGATGCCGAACGAAATGCTTACCTGAATATTATCCGCGACAGTGAGGTGCGTAGGGCAATTAATTTTACAAACGTCAGGAAAACCAAAGTCAAACCCGATGCCCGATCAAACCTGTGGGACATTGAAAATTTTTCATTCAGTTACCGGTATAGCGAAATTACCCGGAGAAACTTTACTATTGCTGATTTTCTGAAACAGGATTATGGTGGCTCCATCGCTTACAATTTTGCTCCGAAAGGAGCCGGGATTGAACCGTTTAAAAAATCAGAAGGTTTAAAATCACCGTATTTAAAATTCATTAAGGATTTCAACTTTAGTTTATTACCCAACAACATTGCTGTGCGGGGCGACCTGGATCGGTCCTTCTCACGAACCATTTACAGAAACTCGCTTTCCGATTCAGAGCCCAACTACCTTAAGTACTTTACCTTTAACCGGTTGTACAACCTGCAGTGGAACCTTTCAAAAAACCTGTCGCTTACCTATGCCGCCCGGGCCAACGCCATTATTGACGAACCCGAGGGTGACATCAACACCAAAGAAAAACGCGATAGCATAATGACTAACCTGAAGAAATTCGGGCGGATGAAAAATTTCGATCAAAGCGTAACCATCAACTACACCCTTCCGCTTGACAAATTCCCGGTTACCGACTGGCTGGGTGCAGACTACCGTTACCAGGTTAACTACAACTGGAAAGCCGGGCCGTTTAACAAACCCGATAACCAGGTTAAACCGGGTGAACAGGATTTACCCGACAGCCTGGACTTTAAAAACACCATCCAAAACAACCGCGACCAAACCCTTACCGGCCTTATTGATCTGGTAAAACTGTATAACAAAGTGGGGTTCTTAAAGAAAATCAACACACCGCCCAAACCCCCGGCACGCCAGCCCACCCAACCTGATACCACCAAATCCGCACCACCCCTGGTAAAAGGATTTTTACGGCTGCTTATGTCGTTACGATCAGTTAATGGAACGTACACCATTATTGAAGGTACAATATTACCAGGCTTCGAACCAACAACGCGCTTTCTGGGGATGGACAGGCAGTGGGATGCGCCCGGCTGGGGGTTTGTTTTTGGAAGTCAGAATCCGGATATCCGGTTTAAGGCGGCACAAAACGGATGGCTCACCAACTCCACTTCATTAACAGCACCCTTCACGCAATCGGTAACCCGGGCCATTAGCGCACGAGCCAATATTGAGCCCTCGCCCGATTTAAAAATTCAACTTGATGTTAAAAAAGATGTGACCGATGCTTACCAGGAAATATTCCGGTTTGATAATGTAATGAACGATTATATATCGCTTAACCCCAGTCGTACCGGCAGCTATAAAATTTCAACCATCGCCATTAAAACAACATTTCGCTCCGATAATAACGACCTGGCGTCTTCAGTCTTCAGGCAATTCGAACAAAACCTGGATGACATTACCAATCGTTTCAGAGCCATTACCGGAAATGAATATGATACCATCGGCCAGGATGTGATAATCCCTACCTTTATTGCAACCTATACCGGAAAAGATGTAAACAAAGTAAGCCTCAGTCCCTTCCCGAAAAACCCGTTACCCAACTGGCGTTTGGATTATACCGGATTAACTAAAATAAAAAGCATTGGCGATAAATTTCAATCGGTAACCATCTCCCATGCCTACACTGCGTCCTATGGCGTAATGAACTACTCCAATTCATTGCAGTACGGAGGTATCGATACCGTAGGTATTAACATACCGATTGAAAAATACAACAACGGAATATTCTCGTACCCTAATGCCAGCGGTCAGATAATTCCCATTTACGTTATCAGCCAGGTAATGATTTCGGAACAATTTGCGCCATTGATTGGGATAAACCTGCGCACGAAAAGCCGGTTTACGGCACGGGCAGAATACAAAACCAAACGCGACTTAGCCCTCAACATTTCAAACGCGCAAATTACCGAGGTAAACACCAAAGACGTTTCTGTTGAGATCGGCTATACAAAAAACAACATGCGGCTGCCGTTTAAATCGGAAGGGCGCACCATTGTACTGAAAAACGATGTAACCTTCAGAATGAACCTTACCGTGTCCGATCAGTCAACCATCCAGCGGAAAATCAACGAATTAAATGTGCTCACCAACGGCAACATCAACTTTCAGTTACGACCCAACATCAGTTATGTGGTTAACCAGCGGTTAAACATCCAGGCCTACTTTGAACGCACCATCAACGAACCGCTGGTTTCCAACTCCTTCCGCAGGGCAACCACCCGCTTTGGCTTCCAGGTACGGTTTAGCCTTGCCCAATAA
- the lipA gene encoding lipoyl synthase, with protein sequence MIELPTIAPPANRKPNWLRVKLPVGPEYAKVRRLVDEHKLHTICESGNCPNMGECWGAGTATFMILGNICTRSCTFCAVATGRPTEYDTEEPRRVAEAIKTMGVKHAVITSVNRDELKDRGAEIWYQTVVQTKQLSPATTIETLIPDTKGNWDALYRMIEGGQEVVSHNMETVERLYRMVRPQAKYERSLEQLKRIREAGKRTKSGIMLGVGETKEEVFKAMDDLVEHGLLILTLGQYLQPTKLHLEVAEYIHPDTFEMYKEEGLKRGLKYVEAGPLVRSSYHAERHVNVPLE encoded by the coding sequence ATGATCGAATTACCCACCATAGCGCCCCCGGCTAACCGAAAGCCCAACTGGCTTCGGGTTAAATTGCCCGTGGGCCCTGAGTACGCCAAAGTGCGCAGGCTTGTGGATGAACATAAACTGCACACCATCTGCGAAAGCGGCAACTGCCCCAACATGGGCGAATGCTGGGGTGCAGGCACAGCTACGTTCATGATCCTCGGCAACATTTGTACGCGCAGCTGCACGTTTTGTGCAGTAGCCACCGGCCGGCCAACCGAGTACGACACAGAAGAACCACGAAGAGTTGCCGAAGCCATTAAAACCATGGGGGTTAAGCATGCTGTTATTACTTCGGTTAACCGCGATGAACTGAAAGACCGGGGCGCTGAAATCTGGTACCAAACGGTTGTACAAACAAAACAACTCAGTCCGGCAACAACCATTGAAACGCTGATACCCGATACGAAGGGAAACTGGGATGCTCTTTACCGGATGATTGAAGGCGGCCAGGAAGTGGTGAGCCACAATATGGAAACCGTGGAACGCCTGTACCGGATGGTACGCCCGCAGGCAAAATACGAGCGCAGCCTGGAACAACTTAAACGCATACGCGAGGCCGGCAAGCGAACCAAATCGGGTATTATGCTGGGTGTAGGCGAAACCAAAGAAGAAGTATTCAAAGCGATGGATGACCTGGTTGAGCACGGGTTGTTGATTTTAACCCTCGGCCAATACCTGCAGCCCACCAAATTGCATTTGGAAGTAGCCGAATATATCCATCCTGATACTTTTGAAATGTATAAAGAAGAAGGTTTAAAACGCGGCCTTAAATATGTAGAGGCAGGCCCATTGGTGCGTTCTAGCTACCATGCCGAACGGCATGTGAACGTGCCGTTGGAATAA
- the gcvP gene encoding aminomethyl-transferring glycine dehydrogenase, with product MNFDPSYTEKFESRHNGPDAQQIDQMLKVINASTIDHLIDQTVPATIRLKKKLNLPPAKSEAQFLKDFKQLASQNKVFKSYIGMGYYNTYTPNVILRNILENPGWYTAYTPYQAEIAQGRLEALINYQTMVIDLTGMEIANASLLDEGTAAAEAMHLLHASVKASKKNASTFFVDKNTFPQTIDVLKTRSAPLGINLVIDDVTKLDVTNPDLFAVLVQYPDNNGAITDHTAFIQAAHEHDVFVAVAADLLALTLLKSPGEMGADVVVGSSQRFGVPMGFGGPHAAYFATKDEFKRQMPGRIIGASVDAQGKPGYRMALQTREQHIRREKATSNICTAQVLLAVMAGMYAVYHGPDGLKKIAGRVHALTNTLNAGLKAAGLKQVNNQYFDTLKVEVKNKEAIRQEAEKRGINLRYFDDNHIGISLDETTTTDDVNQLLETFGVKTPSQVQGEGIPKNLHRTLPFLTHPVFNSHHAEHEMLRYIKKLENKDLSMVHSMISLGSCTMKLNATTEMIPVTWPEFGAIHPFAPASQTKGYQQLISDLETWLAEITGFTGVSLQPNSGAQGEYAGLLVIRAYHQKRNEGHRHIALIPASAHGTNPASAVMAGMQVVIVKSDEDGKIDVTDLKAKAEQHKNNLACLMVTYPSTHGVFEEAITEICETIHRHGGLVYMDGANMNAQVGLTSPANIGADVCHLNLHKTFCIPHGGGGPGMGPICVNDKLKPFLPGNPVVKTGGEHAITAVSAAPWGSASILTISYAYIAMMGSEGLTNATKLAILNANYIKDRLNGHYKILYTGTNGRCAHEMIVDCRDFKKAGIEVEDIAKRLMDYGFHAPTVSFPVAGTLMIEPTESETKDELDRFCDALIEIRNEIREVEEGKADKENNVLKHAPHTAQVVTADDWNRPYSRQKAAYPLPYVREAKFWPSVSRVDNAYGDRNLVCSCLPVEAFEERNEAVSA from the coding sequence ATGAACTTCGATCCCAGCTACACCGAAAAATTTGAATCGCGCCACAACGGGCCTGATGCACAGCAGATTGACCAGATGCTTAAGGTTATCAACGCATCAACCATTGACCACCTGATTGACCAGACCGTGCCGGCAACCATCCGGCTGAAAAAAAAGTTAAACCTTCCTCCGGCAAAATCCGAAGCGCAGTTCCTCAAGGATTTCAAACAACTGGCTTCGCAAAACAAGGTGTTCAAATCCTACATCGGTATGGGATACTACAACACCTATACTCCCAATGTTATTCTGAGAAATATTTTGGAAAACCCCGGATGGTACACAGCTTACACTCCATATCAGGCCGAGATCGCCCAGGGCCGCCTCGAAGCGCTAATCAATTACCAGACTATGGTAATTGATTTAACCGGTATGGAAATCGCCAACGCCTCATTGCTCGATGAAGGAACGGCAGCAGCCGAAGCAATGCATCTGCTTCACGCATCGGTAAAGGCATCAAAGAAAAATGCCTCAACTTTTTTTGTTGATAAGAACACCTTTCCACAAACTATTGATGTACTGAAAACCCGTTCGGCTCCCCTCGGCATTAACCTGGTGATTGATGATGTAACGAAACTGGATGTTACCAACCCCGATTTGTTTGCCGTACTTGTTCAATACCCCGACAACAACGGTGCCATTACCGACCACACCGCCTTTATACAAGCTGCACATGAACACGATGTGTTTGTAGCGGTAGCGGCCGACTTACTGGCGCTTACGTTATTGAAATCACCCGGTGAAATGGGGGCTGATGTAGTAGTTGGTTCAAGCCAGCGGTTTGGTGTGCCTATGGGTTTTGGCGGTCCGCATGCCGCTTACTTTGCTACAAAGGATGAATTTAAACGCCAGATGCCTGGACGCATCATAGGCGCTTCGGTAGATGCACAGGGCAAGCCCGGCTACCGCATGGCCCTGCAAACACGCGAACAACACATTCGCAGAGAAAAGGCTACATCCAACATTTGTACAGCCCAGGTACTGCTTGCTGTCATGGCCGGTATGTATGCGGTTTATCATGGACCGGACGGCCTGAAAAAAATTGCCGGCCGTGTGCATGCCTTAACCAACACGCTTAATGCAGGGTTGAAAGCTGCCGGATTAAAGCAGGTAAATAACCAGTACTTCGATACCTTAAAAGTTGAGGTTAAAAACAAAGAGGCCATACGCCAGGAGGCTGAAAAGCGCGGAATAAACCTCCGGTACTTTGATGACAACCACATCGGCATTTCATTAGATGAAACCACAACTACCGATGACGTTAATCAACTACTCGAAACTTTTGGCGTAAAGACCCCTTCACAGGTACAAGGCGAGGGAATACCCAAGAACCTGCATCGCACATTGCCCTTCTTAACTCACCCTGTATTCAACTCGCACCATGCCGAGCACGAAATGCTGCGTTACATCAAGAAACTGGAAAACAAAGATCTCTCCATGGTGCACTCGATGATCTCGCTTGGCTCCTGCACCATGAAACTGAATGCCACCACCGAAATGATTCCGGTAACCTGGCCTGAGTTCGGGGCCATCCACCCGTTTGCTCCGGCCAGTCAAACGAAAGGCTATCAGCAACTCATAAGCGATTTGGAAACCTGGCTTGCCGAAATTACAGGCTTCACAGGTGTTTCACTGCAGCCCAACAGCGGTGCTCAGGGAGAATATGCCGGCCTGTTGGTAATACGGGCTTATCATCAAAAACGAAACGAAGGCCATCGCCACATTGCGCTCATTCCGGCTTCGGCCCACGGTACCAATCCGGCCAGCGCGGTAATGGCCGGCATGCAGGTGGTAATCGTTAAATCAGATGAAGACGGTAAGATTGATGTTACCGACCTTAAAGCAAAAGCCGAACAACATAAAAACAACCTGGCCTGCCTGATGGTAACTTACCCTTCAACACATGGCGTGTTCGAAGAGGCGATTACGGAGATATGTGAAACCATCCATCGGCATGGCGGATTAGTTTACATGGATGGCGCCAACATGAATGCGCAGGTGGGGTTGACGTCTCCTGCAAACATTGGTGCCGATGTTTGTCACCTCAACCTCCATAAAACATTTTGCATTCCGCATGGCGGGGGTGGCCCCGGCATGGGCCCGATCTGCGTGAATGATAAACTCAAACCCTTTCTTCCGGGCAACCCGGTAGTGAAAACCGGTGGTGAACATGCCATCACAGCCGTATCCGCAGCGCCTTGGGGCAGTGCGAGCATTCTTACTATTTCATACGCCTACATTGCCATGATGGGCAGCGAAGGTTTAACCAATGCCACCAAACTGGCCATACTCAATGCAAACTACATTAAAGATCGGCTGAACGGTCATTACAAGATTCTTTATACAGGAACCAACGGCCGCTGTGCGCACGAAATGATTGTTGACTGCCGTGATTTTAAGAAAGCCGGAATCGAAGTGGAAGACATTGCCAAACGATTGATGGATTATGGCTTCCATGCACCTACGGTTTCCTTTCCGGTAGCCGGAACACTGATGATTGAACCTACCGAAAGCGAAACCAAGGATGAACTCGATCGCTTCTGCGATGCGCTGATCGAGATACGAAATGAAATCCGCGAAGTAGAAGAAGGTAAGGCCGATAAAGAAAACAACGTACTGAAACACGCACCGCACACCGCACAAGTAGTTACAGCAGATGATTGGAACAGGCCCTACTCACGTCAAAAAGCGGCTTATCCGTTACCGTATGTACGCGAAGCCAAGTTCTGGCCAAGCGTTAGCCGGGTGGACAATGCCTATGGCGACCGTAACCTGGTGTGCAGTTGTTTGCCGGTTGAAGCCTTTGAGGAGCGGAATGAAGCAGTATCCGCCTGA